The Roseomonas haemaphysalidis genome segment GAAGAGAACCAGCTCTCTTCCTGAGACCAACTGTGACCGGCGATGACCCGGGCGGCAACGCAAAAACCCGATGTGTTTGCTGAAAAATCGGGCGCCTGAAACCTGAAAGCCTTGAAAATGGACAAGAGCGAGAAAATCGCCGCCATTCTGCTTAATTCGGCGTCATTGCCAGCCAACCGCTGCGGAAGCTGAGCCAGTCGCTCCGCACGATCATGAAGATTCCCGCCCACAGCACCGTGGCCACCACGGTGGTCCATATCGCCTTTGTCAGGATCGCCGGCCGCCGGGGCGCGCCACGCCAGCCGCCATCGGTTTCCCGCCCATCGGGCTCCGGCTGGATGCCGAAGGGCAGCACGGCGAACAGCACCGTCCACCAACACAGGAAATACACCATGATCCCTGTCGCCCAGCCCATGACGGCACCTCCTTCGTTGTGGCCCGGCCTTAATCCCATCGCGGGCGGCAGGCCAGGGCCCGTGGTGGTTCGCCGACGTCGCCGTCATGCCGCATGACCTTCATCGGCCGGTCATGAATTGCGGAGATAAGCCCGCCATGCCCAGCCATCGCCCTGCCCTGCCCCCACAAACCCTGCGCCACGCCGGCGAGATCGAGGCTCCGGTCGTCGCCCTGTTCGAAAGCGAGGCCGCCGCCCAGGCCGCCACCGCCCGCACCGGGGCCCGGACGCTGCGCCGCCCCACCAGCGGCGTGCTGACCTTCGCGCCCATGCCCGGGCTGCGCGAAGACCTTTACGCCGCGGGCGCGCTGCTGGTGGTGGGCTGAGCGCGGTAGACATCCTTGGGAAAGCGGCGGTGCAGCCACAGCCACTCGCCCGGCCGCGCCCGCACCCATCGCTCCATGCAGGCGTTCACCGCCGTCAGCAGCAGGCGCACGTCCTCCGCCCGGTCACCGCTGTCGGGCAGCGCTAGCGGCGGCTCCACCACCACCCGGAAGCGTGCGGGGCCGATACGCTCCACATGGGTCGGCACCAGGGGGCAGCGGAAGCGCAGCGCGAACTCCGCCACCGCCGGCGCGGTCATCGCCGGGTGGCCGAAGAAGGGGATGGCCAGCCCTTCGTTCAGCTTCTGGTCCACCACCAGGCCCAGCGCGCCACCGCCGCTGAGGTGCTTCAAGGCCGCCCGGGCACCACGGCTGCCCTTGGGAAACAGCGGCAGCTCGGCGCTGCCTTCCCGCATGCGCCGCACCTCGGCATCCACGAACGGGTTGTCCGGCGCCCGGTAAAGGCTGGCGAGCGCGATGCCGAAGCGCAGTGCGGCACGTGGCAGCACCTCCCAGTTGGCCAGGTGAGCGCTGAAGCTGATCATGCGGGTGCCGGCGGCGGGAAGGTTCTCGGCGCCCGCCACCTCCCAGCCCGGGCCCTCCGCAGTTTCGCCCAGGCTGGCGACCAGCGGCATCTCCAGCATGGAGCGGCCCAGGTTGTCCCAGGCGTCGCGCAGCACGGCGTCCCGCCAGGCGGGGTCGCTGTCCGGAAAGGCCAGTTCCAGGTTGCGACGGCCCACGGCGGAAACCGGCAGCCATGGCCCCAGCCGGCGCAGCGCGCCGCCGCCCAGAGCCGAGGCGCGCCGCACCCCGAGCCGCCGCGCCAGCGCGAAAAGGCCCTTCACCAGCAACGCCTCGAACCGCCACCACAGGCGCTTCACATCCATGTCCCTTCCCGGCCGGGCGGCGGTTCTGCGGCATCGGCGCCCTGCTGGCGATGGCAAAATCGCGCGCGATGTGAAATCGGCGCACTTCCGCCCCGCGCGCGCTTGCCCCATATCGGGGGCGACGATGCGAACATTGCCGGAACCCTTCGCCACCTGGTTCGCCTCGCGGGGCTGGAAGCCACGGCCGCACCAGATGCAGATGCTGGCGGCGGCCGAGGCGGGGGAAAGCGCGCTGCTGATCGCCCCCACCGGCGGCGGCAAGACGCTGGCAGGCTTTCTGCCCAGCCTGATCCAGCTGCACCGGGCACCGCAGCCCGGCTTGCACACCTTGTATATCTCGCCGCTCAAGGCGCTGGCGGTGGACATCGCCCGCAATCTCACCGAGCCGGCGGCCGAGATGGCGCTCGACATCCGCATCGAGACGCGCACCGGCGACACCCCGGCCAACCGGCGCGCCCGCCAGCGGACCGATCCGCCGCAGATCCTGCTGACCACCCCGGAAAGCCTGACCCTGCTGCTGTCGCTTTCCGACGCGCACGAGATGTTCGGCAGCCTGAAATGCGTGGTGCTGGACGAGATCCATGCGCTGGCCGGCACCAAGCGGGGCGACCAGCTGGCCTTGTGCCTGTCCCGCCTGTCCGCCCTGGCGCCGGACATGCGGCGGGTGGGGCTGTCCGCCACCGTGGCGCACCCCCGCGCGCTGGCCGCGTGGTGCGCCGCCGATGCCGACCCGGACAAGGTGCGCACCGTGCGTGCCGCCGGGGGCGTGAAGCCGAAGCTGGAAACGCTGCTGCCTTCCGGCCGCCTGCCCTGGGGCGGCCACATGGGGCTGACCACCATGCCGGAGGTGTATGGGCGCCTGCGCGATGCGGCGGTGACCATCGTCTTCACCAACACCCGCGCCCAGTCTGAGCTGTGCTTCCAGGCGCTGTGGCGGCTGAACGACGACAACCTGCCGATCGCCCTGCACCATGGCTCCCTGACCGTGGAGCAGCGGCGCAAGGTGGAGGCGGCCATGGCCGCCGGCAAGCTGCGGGCCGTGGTTGCCACCGCGTCGCTGGACCTCGGCATCGACTGGGGGGCGGTGGACCAGGTGATCCAGGTGGGGGCACCCAAGGGCGTGGCGCGGCTGCTGCAGCGTGTGGGCCGCGCCAACCACCGCATGGACGAGCCGTCCCGCGCCGCGCTCGTGCCGGC includes the following:
- a CDS encoding DUF1467 family protein, which produces MGWATGIMVYFLCWWTVLFAVLPFGIQPEPDGRETDGGWRGAPRRPAILTKAIWTTVVATVLWAGIFMIVRSDWLSFRSGWLAMTPN
- a CDS encoding lysophospholipid acyltransferase family protein, whose translation is MDVKRLWWRFEALLVKGLFALARRLGVRRASALGGGALRRLGPWLPVSAVGRRNLELAFPDSDPAWRDAVLRDAWDNLGRSMLEMPLVASLGETAEGPGWEVAGAENLPAAGTRMISFSAHLANWEVLPRAALRFGIALASLYRAPDNPFVDAEVRRMREGSAELPLFPKGSRGARAALKHLSGGGALGLVVDQKLNEGLAIPFFGHPAMTAPAVAEFALRFRCPLVPTHVERIGPARFRVVVEPPLALPDSGDRAEDVRLLLTAVNACMERWVRARPGEWLWLHRRFPKDVYRAQPTTSSAPAA